One Moorella sp. E308F genomic region harbors:
- a CDS encoding heavy-metal-associated domain-containing protein: protein MSWYSQRAAEILAGYPPGLRQVTMTLIVTDMRTGEDAKKISNALGSLPGVTSVNVVLERRWVVITYYLPQISLEIIGEHITKLGYHYIHKS, encoded by the coding sequence ATGAGCTGGTACAGCCAGCGGGCCGCAGAAATTCTGGCCGGTTACCCCCCTGGCCTCCGGCAGGTAACCATGACCCTGATTGTAACCGATATGCGCACCGGGGAAGATGCCAAGAAAATTAGTAATGCCCTGGGCAGTCTACCCGGTGTAACTAGCGTCAATGTCGTCCTCGAACGTCGCTGGGTGGTAATTACCTATTATTTGCCCCAGATAAGCCTGGAAATCATTGGCGAGCATATCACCAAACTCGGTTACCATTATATCCATAAATCATGA